From the Corythoichthys intestinalis isolate RoL2023-P3 chromosome 13, ASM3026506v1, whole genome shotgun sequence genome, one window contains:
- the LOC130928669 gene encoding gastrula zinc finger protein XlCGF17.1-like codes for MPNSANFNKYLGPDAQQLKREVQLPIKKEEVELPYIKEEDDITMSTGEPLNSEDGPSEASRGTDPPSSSSTEGSQPHIFIASSDRNGATSHSPYKDDGQKKSHRGKTFTKNYTCRMHMRSHTDEKPFVCLDNLNTHIRIHTGEKPFSCSVCGQGFSRKGTLKVHTRTHTGEKPFSCSVCGKRFTQITDLKVHTRTHTGEKPFSCSVCGHSFIQEINLQTHTRTHTGEKPFSCSVCGQGFSHKSALKVHTITHTGEKSFSCSVCGKRFTQKSALKVHTITHTGEKNFSCSVCGKRFTQKSALKVHIMTHTGEKKFSCSVCGKRFTQKSNLKVHTMTHTGEKNISCSFCGKKFTLKGRIKRHVCIGVRSSGQ; via the exons ATGCCCAATTCAGCAA ATTTCAACAAATATCTTGGTCCTGACGCTCAACAGCTAAAGAGAGAAGTacaacttccaatcaaaaaggaggaggtcGAGCTGCCATACATTAAAGAGGAGGACGATATCACCATGTCGACTGGTGAGCCTTTGAATAGCGAGGATGGTCCGAGTGAGGCCAGCAGAGGGACGGATCCTCCAAGCAGCAGCTCAACGGAAGGATCGCAACCACATATTTTCATCGCATCATCAGATAGAAATGGCGCCACGTCACACTCACCTTACAAAGATGATGGTCAGAAGAAATCTCACCGTGGGAAAACCTTTACTAAGAATTATACTTGTCGTATGCATATGAGGAGCCACACTGAcgaaaaaccttttgtctgctta GACAACTTAAACACACACATAAGaatccacactggtgaaaaacctttttcctgctcagtttgtggtcaaggattcagccGTAAGGGTACCTTAAAAgtccacacaagaacccacactggtgaaaaacctttttcctgctcagtttgtgggaaAAGATTCACTCAAATTACAGacttaaaagtacacacaagaacccacactggtgaaaaacctttttcctgctcagtttgtggtcacagTTTCATTCAAGAGATAAacttacaaacacacacaagaacccacactggtgaaaaacctttttcctgctcagtttgtggtcaaggattcagtcaTAAGAGTGCCTTAAAAGTGCACACAATAactcacactggtgaaaaatctttttcctgctcagtttgtggaaaaagattcactcagaagagcgccttaaaagtacacacaataacccacactggcgaaaaaaatttttcctgctcagtttgtggaaaaagattcactcagaagagcgccttaaaagtacacataatgacccacactggcgaaaaaaaattttcctgctcagtttgtggaaaaagattcactcagaagagtaacttaaaagtacacacaatgacccacactggcgaaaaaaacatttcctgctcattttgtggtaaaaaattcacTCTCAAGGGTCGGATTAAGAGACACGTGTGTATTGGTGTGAGAAGCAGTGGCCAATGA